A portion of the Luxibacter massiliensis genome contains these proteins:
- a CDS encoding ABC transporter substrate-binding protein, giving the protein MKKRVIAALLAATMVVGLLAGCGSSKKDSGDSAKGSGEASLRFIDVSPSPERQKYYEGVFEKFEEETGVSVAYESVPWDDAADKLTVLGTSNQLPDVITTHPSWLGQFTEADWILPVDDYVEEHGEEFVEAVKSINWAQEEEKYGHVYSIPDGFMVKGIFYRKDWVEEIGYEIPTGEDWTYDAYFDLIKALTDKEQKHYGNSFRGARGAFDPLLTYLQTFSGGYTYDEEGNFVLNTPECVEALEKWCEIYKDGYVPEDSVNWGFVEMVDNFTGGLTGTVSNDSEVAKACEEKMDDSEWGVLPMPVSTVDGKLLNTAGSPYSYTISKSSEYPEEALELIDFLVQPENNIEYCKMGGLIPIKNDVGDDETYGENGPYAPFLDQLNDPNFTVPPTYGAFNYTDLHQDMFHTELQKYLLGQQSAEDVLNHIGDELTTRMKQYLADNEGTTIETPKTIQQ; this is encoded by the coding sequence ATGAAAAAGAGAGTTATTGCCGCTTTATTGGCAGCCACAATGGTAGTTGGCCTGCTGGCGGGATGTGGGTCATCAAAAAAAGATTCAGGTGATTCGGCAAAAGGCAGCGGAGAGGCATCACTGCGTTTTATTGATGTCAGCCCAAGTCCTGAGAGACAAAAGTATTATGAGGGTGTTTTCGAGAAGTTTGAGGAAGAGACAGGCGTATCTGTAGCTTATGAAAGTGTTCCATGGGATGATGCAGCGGATAAGCTGACAGTTCTTGGTACTTCAAACCAGCTTCCAGACGTCATTACAACACACCCATCCTGGTTGGGGCAGTTTACAGAAGCCGACTGGATCTTGCCGGTAGACGACTATGTAGAGGAACACGGTGAAGAGTTTGTGGAGGCAGTTAAAAGTATTAACTGGGCCCAGGAAGAAGAAAAATACGGACATGTATATTCTATTCCAGATGGATTCATGGTCAAAGGTATCTTTTACAGGAAAGACTGGGTAGAGGAGATTGGCTATGAGATTCCTACTGGTGAAGACTGGACATATGATGCATATTTTGATTTGATTAAAGCACTTACAGATAAAGAACAGAAACACTATGGAAATTCTTTCCGTGGCGCGAGAGGTGCATTTGACCCACTGCTCACATATCTGCAGACATTCTCAGGCGGCTATACATACGACGAGGAAGGAAACTTTGTCCTGAATACACCAGAATGTGTGGAAGCGCTGGAGAAATGGTGTGAGATTTATAAGGACGGATATGTGCCGGAGGATTCTGTAAACTGGGGATTTGTGGAGATGGTCGATAACTTTACAGGGGGCCTGACAGGTACAGTTTCCAATGACTCTGAGGTTGCTAAAGCATGTGAAGAGAAAATGGATGATTCAGAGTGGGGCGTGCTTCCGATGCCAGTGTCAACTGTAGATGGCAAGCTCCTGAATACAGCAGGAAGTCCATACTCTTATACAATTTCAAAGAGTTCCGAGTATCCAGAGGAAGCTCTCGAGTTGATCGATTTCCTCGTACAGCCAGAGAATAATATCGAGTACTGTAAAATGGGCGGACTTATTCCGATCAAAAATGATGTGGGCGATGATGAAACTTATGGAGAAAACGGACCTTACGCTCCTTTCCTTGATCAGCTGAACGACCCGAACTTTACAGTTCCTCCTACATATGGCGCATTTAACTATACAGACCTGCATCAGGATATGTTCCACACAGAACTTCAAAAATATCTCCTGGGACAGCAGTCTGCTGAAGATGTGCTGAACCATATCGGCGACGAGCTGACAACCAGGATGAAACAGTATCTGGCTGACAATGAAGGCACAACAATTGAGACTCCGAAAACCATACAGCAGTAA
- a CDS encoding carbohydrate ABC transporter permease, whose translation MKMKRKMEPWLFLLPVLVILLLLFGYPLINSIVMAFQNYKLTAPDDIYFNGLENFTKLFGDPDSMMILKNSIIYVVISVIGQFLLGLILALALKKQFRGRGLYQSIVFLPWAFSGFVVGLIFRWSFNGEYGVVNTLLMKLGIIDSNIAWLGTPGYSLAVVIIAMIWMGIPFFAIMILAALQSIPADVYEAADVDGCGTVRQFFQITLPYIKPTLITTVLLRTIWIFNSLDLVVIITDGGPANSSQTLPAYMYSKAFGSYDFGFAAALGVILMIILGLYALIFLKATKYDKAGDF comes from the coding sequence ATGAAAATGAAAAGAAAAATGGAACCTTGGCTGTTTCTGCTGCCAGTTCTTGTGATTTTACTTCTGTTATTTGGCTATCCGCTTATTAACAGTATTGTTATGGCATTCCAGAATTATAAGCTGACGGCCCCAGATGACATTTATTTTAATGGACTTGAGAACTTTACGAAACTGTTTGGTGATCCCGACAGTATGATGATTCTGAAAAATTCTATTATTTATGTAGTTATATCAGTAATTGGGCAGTTCTTGCTGGGACTGATCCTGGCCCTGGCCCTGAAAAAGCAGTTTAGAGGAAGAGGACTCTATCAGTCCATCGTATTTCTTCCATGGGCATTTTCTGGATTTGTTGTCGGCCTTATTTTCCGCTGGTCATTTAACGGAGAATATGGGGTAGTCAATACTCTTCTGATGAAGCTGGGAATCATAGACAGTAATATTGCATGGCTGGGAACCCCGGGTTATTCTCTGGCAGTTGTCATCATTGCCATGATATGGATGGGAATCCCGTTTTTTGCAATCATGATCCTGGCGGCACTGCAGTCTATACCGGCAGATGTCTATGAGGCGGCAGATGTGGACGGATGTGGGACAGTACGGCAGTTCTTCCAGATTACGCTTCCGTATATCAAGCCAACTTTAATTACAACAGTACTCCTTAGGACGATCTGGATTTTCAACTCATTGGATCTGGTGGTTATTATTACAGACGGAGGGCCGGCAAACTCTTCTCAGACGCTTCCGGCATATATGTACTCAAAAGCGTTTGGATCCTATGATTTTGGTTTTGCGGCGGCCTTGGGTGTGATACTGATGATAATTCTTGGATTGTATGCTTTGATATTCCTGAAAGCTACAAAATATGATAAGGCAGGTGACTTCTAA
- a CDS encoding carbohydrate ABC transporter permease, with translation MSRKTKNAIGTIIRVLILLFFFLLVVLPIYWIVVTSFKTSGEILDLNNITFFPKNFTWENYTGLFEQFNYGALLKNSVLVSVTSALVITVFSMLGGYSLARYKFKGKQAVILFFLITQMIPGILVIIPLYIIFSKIGLINTHVGLFIYYVTVNLPFCVITMRSFFERIPVTLEEAAKVDGCSKMQSLFKIVFPIMFPGIVSVFVFGFIGAWNELIAGSIFISTPEMWTIPVGLKTLIGKYNVEWGLLMAGGVMALLPTAIMFAAMQKFIVEGMTAGAVKE, from the coding sequence ATGAGCAGAAAAACAAAGAATGCAATTGGGACCATCATACGTGTTTTGATCTTACTTTTCTTCTTCCTGCTGGTTGTACTGCCTATTTATTGGATTGTAGTTACATCGTTTAAGACCAGTGGAGAGATACTGGATTTAAATAACATTACTTTTTTCCCTAAGAACTTTACATGGGAGAATTATACAGGGCTGTTTGAGCAGTTTAATTATGGCGCCCTGTTAAAGAACAGTGTCCTTGTGTCTGTCACGTCTGCCCTTGTGATTACAGTATTTTCTATGCTGGGCGGCTATTCCCTTGCACGGTATAAGTTTAAGGGAAAACAGGCAGTAATCCTCTTTTTCCTGATTACACAGATGATACCGGGGATCCTGGTTATTATTCCTTTGTACATCATTTTCTCTAAGATTGGCTTGATCAACACCCATGTAGGCTTGTTTATCTACTATGTGACAGTCAACCTGCCCTTCTGTGTTATCACGATGCGCAGCTTTTTTGAGAGAATTCCGGTTACACTGGAGGAGGCTGCCAAGGTGGATGGATGTTCAAAAATGCAGTCCCTGTTTAAGATTGTATTCCCGATTATGTTCCCAGGTATTGTGTCTGTGTTTGTCTTTGGGTTTATCGGGGCATGGAATGAGCTGATCGCAGGTTCTATTTTCATAAGTACGCCTGAAATGTGGACCATTCCAGTGGGCCTTAAAACTCTGATTGGTAAGTACAATGTAGAGTGGGGGCTTTTAATGGCCGGCGGCGTTATGGCATTGCTGCCAACGGCGATTATGTTCGCTGCCATGCAGAAATTTATCGTAGAAGGTATGACGGCTGGCGCTGTCAAGGAGTAG
- a CDS encoding trans-sulfuration enzyme family protein, giving the protein MKEERLAITHLGEDQTKYMNAVVPPVFMNSLHVFDSMESYALREENQAYVYGRAANPTVTILEEKVAALEGGCRAVAFASGMAAAAAAILAVCRAKSHIICMRDVYQPVKNILNQYFIPRMEITVSYWDGVDLNELEDLIQDNTDMILLESPATFVFTVTDIAGAARIAKAHNIKTYIDNTYCTPLYQKPLAMGIDIVMHTMSKYIGGHSDIIGGILAVKDEELGNLLKNTIRELFGGILGPMEAWLGIRGLRTLQVRLEQHQKTAKEVAKYLEGHPKVDRVYYTGLDSHPQAERIRKQQTGHTGLMSFVLKDDPQKAVELVDHLKIFEIGCSWGGFESLALCPLLYYSEDDLEFLGLGGRDKGLIRIHCGLEGADALIEDLEQALRAL; this is encoded by the coding sequence ATGAAAGAGGAGAGACTGGCGATTACACATTTGGGGGAGGACCAGACAAAATATATGAATGCCGTGGTGCCCCCGGTGTTTATGAATTCTCTGCATGTGTTTGACAGCATGGAATCTTACGCCCTGCGGGAGGAAAATCAAGCCTATGTTTATGGCAGGGCGGCAAACCCTACAGTAACTATATTAGAAGAAAAGGTGGCTGCCCTGGAGGGCGGCTGCCGTGCTGTGGCGTTTGCAAGCGGGATGGCCGCCGCTGCGGCTGCTATCTTGGCGGTGTGCAGAGCTAAAAGCCATATTATTTGCATGAGAGATGTATATCAGCCTGTAAAGAATATCCTGAACCAGTATTTTATCCCCAGAATGGAAATTACCGTGTCCTATTGGGATGGGGTGGATCTGAATGAGCTGGAAGATTTAATTCAGGATAATACAGATATGATTCTGCTGGAGAGCCCGGCTACGTTTGTATTCACAGTGACAGATATTGCAGGCGCCGCCCGGATTGCAAAAGCACATAATATTAAGACATATATTGACAATACATACTGTACCCCCTTGTATCAGAAGCCTCTCGCCATGGGAATTGATATTGTCATGCATACTATGTCAAAGTATATCGGGGGACACAGTGATATTATTGGGGGCATCCTGGCCGTCAAGGATGAAGAGCTGGGAAATTTACTTAAGAATACTATAAGAGAACTTTTCGGAGGCATATTAGGGCCTATGGAGGCTTGGCTGGGAATCCGGGGACTGCGTACGCTGCAGGTGAGGCTGGAGCAGCACCAGAAAACTGCTAAAGAGGTTGCAAAGTATTTAGAAGGGCATCCAAAAGTAGATCGGGTGTATTATACTGGCCTTGATTCCCATCCTCAGGCAGAGAGGATAAGGAAGCAGCAGACAGGCCATACAGGACTTATGAGCTTTGTTCTCAAAGACGATCCCCAAAAGGCAGTTGAGCTTGTGGATCATCTCAAAATATTTGAAATAGGATGTTCCTGGGGAGGGTTTGAGAGTTTGGCTTTGTGTCCTCTTCTGTATTATTCTGAGGACGATCTGGAATTTTTAGGCCTCGGCGGCCGGGACAAAGGGCTGATACGGATCCACTGTGGACTTGAAGGGGCGGATGCCCTGATTGAGGACTTAGAGCAGGCCCTGAGAGCTCTGTAA
- a CDS encoding family 43 glycosylhydrolase produces the protein MNPILELGECIPDVEARVFGDKIYLYGSMDILGNEEYCSREYYAFCSDDFVHWEKSGLLLDAENEEFKRVFGKGMLYAPDCIEKDGKYFLFFCMEDGAEGVAVSDLPTGPFQKPKLIGGIDRDGIDPSIFIDDDGTPYYFWGQFHLRGAKMDGSMEHIIEGTKQEWLLTEEEHGFHEGASLRKYNGMYYMLYTDISGGRATRISYAVSDAPLGPYTKKGVIVDNTGCDPQTWNNHGSMQNIFGKWYIFYHRSSQNSKFNRRVCVEPIAFDGNGNIRTVEMSLGGQEREVPASRKIEAGRFSRAGSGAYSFTKNIEEGCIYGVRGTREGSWCQYQSLRFQKESSFRITLGNQKGGGKIEIRLGGRQGKVIGTVVILSENREGPMEITVPVEPAEGIFPLTLCFLGDEGGLFEMWDFCFL, from the coding sequence ATGAATCCTATTTTAGAATTAGGCGAATGTATTCCTGATGTGGAGGCGAGGGTATTTGGAGATAAGATATATCTCTATGGATCTATGGATATCCTGGGAAATGAGGAGTACTGCAGCAGGGAATATTACGCTTTTTGTTCAGATGATTTTGTGCATTGGGAAAAGAGTGGACTGCTTCTTGATGCAGAAAACGAAGAATTTAAGAGGGTGTTCGGTAAAGGTATGCTTTATGCGCCGGACTGCATTGAAAAGGATGGAAAATATTTTCTCTTTTTTTGTATGGAGGACGGCGCGGAGGGCGTAGCTGTATCCGATTTGCCGACAGGGCCTTTCCAAAAGCCTAAATTAATCGGCGGAATAGATAGGGATGGGATTGACCCATCCATATTTATTGATGATGACGGAACCCCGTACTATTTTTGGGGGCAGTTCCATTTAAGGGGAGCCAAAATGGATGGCTCTATGGAACATATTATTGAAGGTACAAAGCAGGAATGGCTGCTTACAGAGGAGGAGCACGGCTTTCATGAAGGTGCATCCCTGCGCAAGTATAATGGTATGTATTATATGCTGTATACAGATATTTCGGGAGGCAGGGCAACGAGGATTTCTTATGCAGTTTCAGATGCACCCCTCGGGCCATATACGAAGAAGGGCGTGATTGTGGATAATACAGGCTGTGATCCTCAGACCTGGAATAACCATGGATCTATGCAGAACATATTCGGTAAATGGTATATATTCTATCACCGGTCTTCCCAGAACAGTAAATTTAACCGCAGAGTGTGCGTGGAGCCAATTGCTTTCGATGGAAACGGAAATATCCGCACTGTTGAAATGAGCCTGGGAGGCCAGGAGCGGGAAGTGCCCGCTTCCAGAAAAATTGAGGCGGGGAGATTCAGCCGCGCAGGCAGTGGTGCTTACAGTTTTACAAAAAATATAGAGGAAGGCTGCATATATGGTGTCCGGGGAACCCGGGAGGGCAGCTGGTGCCAGTATCAAAGTCTTAGGTTTCAAAAGGAAAGCAGCTTCAGGATTACATTGGGGAACCAGAAGGGCGGCGGGAAAATAGAAATTCGTCTTGGAGGCAGGCAGGGCAAAGTAATCGGGACAGTAGTTATTCTTTCTGAGAATAGGGAAGGGCCGATGGAAATCACTGTGCCTGTTGAGCCGGCAGAAGGTATTTTTCCATTGACGCTTTGCTTTCTGGGAGATGAAGGGGGCCTTTTTGAAATGTGGGACTTTTGTTTTTTATGA
- a CDS encoding glycosyl hydrolase, with protein sequence MKKEEIQQQICRPREEARGRTRWWWYGCAVEKEEICRELDFMKEAGIGGVELQILYPLEADNPDRGIKNYDYLSPEFMEMIRFAADEAAARGMQFDLTLGSSWPYGGPFVTEELSGQSVLPFSLDVEGPCRFSKDLTTVIYGRIVGAVLGKMDGAQMLPESIEDITDKVIDKYLFNWPWGTEIKELEIPEGLHKIVLFVSSDKKQRVLKPLRGGEGLIIDHNRKESLRAFLQYGGDPIVEAVGSEKIHDIFCDSLEVFGHNWTDILYEEFRRRRGYELRPYIYALWGEIRGMTNQVRYDFQKTMAELTVENFFQELTKWSHEKGCISRIQAHGTWGDVLQAYGAADIPEGETFSAFDRYEVNTIHRRLAVSAGHIYNKPIISNESFTWLRFPRFVVTLENLKAAADSIFLDGINQIVNHGYSYSKADAGEDMLAFYASTNINHTNTWWKYYKIISVYMNRVCDFMQRGKAVVTTAIYLPQHDIWAETPIADTHMCMKLNERLEVPCVDGIHKAGFWFDYINDDVLENWGNYSYDTLILVECDRIPAASMRKIQEFANSGGTVIAAERLPGQACGVVNYEEDSAEIREISRRLKETGKAIITEDKFEALTEALKKVKNPDVTIQQNPDVVGYVHRKTEDGDIYFVSNISKNCVKETITFSKMYNNFYVFDPLSGEEKAVQKYEIIPGGVKASLDIEAYQSLIFVFGEELEAPSVAEPFSTKEEILDISSGWRLRIDELGVEQEYGTLAGWEQEEKLMYYSGTGRYTKMIHITDAQWESMGQSARVMLELEHIGETAEIFINGKIADILIKHPYKADITGLLEKGENRIEILVSNLLINRMIDPEYPEKLEEKKVISQWPYETGGLEMCRKERLFNWREREMIKEPLPSGLWGMIKIICLK encoded by the coding sequence GTGAAGAAAGAGGAAATACAACAGCAGATATGCCGTCCCAGAGAAGAGGCAAGGGGAAGGACAAGATGGTGGTGGTATGGCTGCGCGGTAGAGAAAGAAGAAATCTGCCGGGAATTAGATTTTATGAAAGAGGCAGGGATAGGAGGGGTCGAGCTCCAGATATTATATCCTCTGGAAGCTGACAACCCAGACAGGGGAATCAAAAATTATGATTATCTCTCACCAGAATTTATGGAGATGATACGGTTTGCCGCGGATGAGGCGGCTGCCCGGGGGATGCAGTTTGACTTGACGTTGGGATCTTCCTGGCCCTATGGCGGGCCCTTTGTGACAGAGGAGTTAAGCGGCCAGAGTGTGCTTCCCTTTTCCCTGGATGTGGAAGGGCCCTGCCGTTTTTCTAAGGACTTAACCACAGTGATCTACGGAAGGATCGTGGGCGCTGTATTGGGTAAGATGGATGGAGCCCAAATGCTGCCGGAGTCTATAGAGGACATTACAGATAAGGTGATTGATAAATATTTATTCAACTGGCCTTGGGGGACAGAGATAAAAGAGCTGGAGATACCAGAAGGACTGCATAAAATAGTCCTGTTTGTATCCAGTGATAAAAAGCAGCGGGTATTAAAGCCTCTGCGGGGCGGCGAGGGACTGATTATCGACCATAACAGGAAGGAGTCCTTAAGGGCATTCCTCCAATATGGGGGAGATCCCATTGTGGAGGCTGTAGGGAGTGAAAAGATCCACGATATTTTCTGCGATTCTTTGGAGGTGTTTGGCCATAACTGGACAGATATATTATACGAAGAATTTAGAAGGCGAAGAGGATATGAATTACGGCCATATATATATGCTTTGTGGGGAGAAATCCGGGGAATGACAAACCAGGTCCGGTATGATTTCCAGAAAACAATGGCTGAGCTGACGGTAGAGAATTTTTTCCAGGAGCTTACAAAATGGAGCCATGAAAAGGGGTGTATCTCCAGAATCCAGGCCCATGGCACGTGGGGAGATGTACTCCAGGCCTATGGCGCGGCGGATATACCGGAGGGAGAGACATTTTCAGCATTCGACAGATATGAAGTCAATACCATACACCGCAGGCTGGCAGTATCAGCAGGACATATATATAATAAACCTATTATTTCAAATGAGTCTTTTACATGGCTCCGTTTCCCAAGATTTGTGGTGACACTGGAGAATCTTAAGGCAGCTGCAGACAGCATTTTCCTGGATGGGATTAATCAGATCGTAAACCATGGATATAGCTACAGTAAAGCAGATGCAGGGGAGGATATGCTGGCTTTTTATGCTTCCACAAATATTAACCATACAAATACTTGGTGGAAATACTATAAAATTATTAGTGTCTATATGAACAGAGTGTGTGATTTTATGCAGCGGGGCAAGGCTGTGGTGACAACAGCCATATATTTGCCCCAGCATGATATATGGGCAGAGACTCCGATTGCAGATACCCACATGTGCATGAAATTAAATGAAAGGCTGGAAGTTCCCTGTGTGGATGGAATACACAAGGCAGGTTTCTGGTTCGATTATATAAACGACGATGTTCTGGAAAACTGGGGAAATTATAGCTATGATACCCTGATTCTAGTTGAGTGTGACAGAATACCTGCGGCCAGCATGAGAAAGATACAGGAGTTTGCCAATAGCGGGGGGACAGTAATAGCAGCAGAGAGGCTTCCCGGGCAGGCATGCGGGGTAGTTAATTATGAGGAGGATTCTGCAGAAATCAGGGAAATCAGCAGGAGACTAAAGGAGACGGGGAAAGCCATAATCACAGAGGATAAATTTGAGGCTCTGACAGAAGCATTAAAGAAAGTAAAGAATCCTGATGTCACTATACAGCAGAATCCAGATGTGGTAGGCTATGTACATAGAAAAACAGAAGATGGGGATATTTATTTTGTTTCTAATATATCTAAAAATTGCGTAAAAGAAACTATTACATTTTCTAAGATGTATAATAATTTCTATGTATTTGACCCCCTGAGCGGTGAGGAAAAAGCTGTTCAGAAGTACGAAATTATTCCTGGCGGGGTAAAGGCCAGTCTGGACATAGAGGCATACCAGTCTTTGATTTTTGTATTTGGCGAAGAGTTGGAGGCCCCTTCTGTGGCGGAACCTTTTAGTACAAAAGAGGAGATTTTAGATATCTCGTCAGGCTGGAGGCTGAGAATAGACGAACTTGGGGTTGAGCAGGAATATGGCACACTGGCCGGATGGGAACAGGAAGAAAAGCTTATGTACTATTCGGGAACAGGCCGTTACACTAAGATGATACATATTACAGATGCGCAGTGGGAGAGCATGGGGCAATCTGCCCGGGTGATGCTTGAATTGGAACATATAGGAGAAACGGCAGAAATATTTATAAATGGAAAGATAGCAGATATATTAATTAAGCATCCATATAAGGCTGATATTACTGGCCTTTTGGAAAAAGGAGAAAATAGGATTGAGATTCTTGTATCAAATCTTCTGATTAACCGGATGATTGATCCTGAGTATCCAGAAAAACTCGAGGAAAAGAAGGTGATTTCCCAGTGGCCCTATGAGACAGGCGGATTGGAGATGTGCAGGAAAGAAAGACTATTTAACTGGCGCGAAAGGGAGATGATAAAGGAACCTTTGCCTTCTGGCCTGTGGGGCATGATCAAGATTATTTGCCTGAAATAG
- the tdh gene encoding L-threonine 3-dehydrogenase yields the protein MSSENTMWALVKEKAEPGLWLKKVEIPKVGKNEVKIKILKTSICGTDVHIYNWNQWAQDTIPIGLTAGHEYVGEIVEVGENVEGFYVGEKVSGEGHIVCGKCRNCLAGQPHLCRNTQGVGVNRNGAFAEYLVIPATNVWKCSPSIPEELYSCFDPLGNAVHTALSFNEVGEDVLITGAGPIGIMAAAISKHVGARYVVITDMNEYRLELARKMGATRAVNIGKEKLKDVMDELGMKEGFDVGLEMSGNEAGFNDMVNNMKNGGKIALLGLQRSNAQIDWSKVIFNGLTIKGIYGREMWETWYKMDTMLQSGLDISDIITHRFDIKDYEEGFAVMNSGNSGKVVLDWTSLHEGK from the coding sequence ATGAGCAGTGAAAATACAATGTGGGCATTAGTGAAAGAAAAGGCAGAGCCGGGCCTTTGGCTTAAAAAGGTGGAGATCCCAAAGGTTGGAAAGAATGAAGTGAAAATTAAGATATTAAAGACTTCTATATGCGGCACAGACGTACATATCTATAATTGGAACCAGTGGGCCCAGGATACGATTCCAATCGGCCTGACTGCAGGACATGAGTATGTGGGAGAAATTGTAGAGGTTGGAGAGAATGTAGAAGGGTTCTATGTCGGAGAAAAGGTATCCGGAGAAGGCCATATTGTGTGTGGGAAGTGTAGAAACTGCCTGGCTGGGCAGCCTCATCTGTGCCGTAACACACAGGGGGTAGGTGTAAACAGAAATGGCGCATTTGCAGAATATCTGGTGATACCTGCCACAAATGTTTGGAAGTGCTCTCCGTCCATTCCCGAAGAGTTATATTCCTGCTTTGACCCTCTTGGAAATGCAGTCCATACAGCGCTGTCATTTAACGAGGTGGGCGAGGACGTCCTGATTACAGGAGCAGGCCCTATTGGTATTATGGCGGCCGCTATCAGCAAACATGTGGGGGCAAGGTATGTAGTCATTACAGATATGAACGAATACCGTTTGGAACTTGCCAGAAAGATGGGGGCAACCCGGGCTGTCAATATCGGAAAAGAAAAGCTCAAAGATGTGATGGATGAGCTTGGTATGAAAGAGGGATTTGACGTAGGGTTGGAGATGTCAGGAAATGAAGCTGGTTTTAACGACATGGTTAATAACATGAAAAACGGCGGAAAGATTGCTCTCCTTGGACTGCAGAGATCCAATGCGCAGATAGACTGGAGCAAGGTTATCTTTAATGGCCTGACCATAAAAGGTATCTACGGGAGAGAAATGTGGGAGACCTGGTATAAAATGGATACTATGCTGCAGAGCGGACTGGACATTTCCGATATCATTACACACCGTTTTGACATCAAGGATTATGAGGAAGGATTTGCAGTAATGAACAGTGGAAATTCAGGGAAGGTCGTGTTAGACTGGACTTCACTCCATGAGGGGAAATAA
- a CDS encoding glycine C-acetyltransferase: MKREDALKFYADEVADIKAAGLFKGESPITSPQGAKVKLEDGREVINMCANNYLGLANDPRVIDAAVKSYGERGYGLSSVRFICGTLDVHKELESTISRFLSTEDTILYSSCFDANGGLFETILSPEDAVISDELNHASIIDGVRLCKAKRYRYKNNDMADLRAQLEAADAAGARIKLIATDGVFSMDGIIADLKSICDLADEFQALVMVDDSHSAGFVGKTGRGTAEYCGVTGRVDIITGTLGKALGGASGGYTSGRKEIIDLLRQRSRPYLFSNTLAPAIAKASMEVFKILEADTSLRDHLEETTAYYRQQLTEAGFDIIEGVHPIVPVMLYEEKLAGEMAAKMMEKGVYVVAFSYPVVPKGKARIRTQVSAAHTKEDIDYIVKCFKEVREELGK, from the coding sequence ATGAAAAGAGAAGATGCTTTAAAATTTTATGCAGATGAGGTGGCAGATATCAAAGCTGCCGGACTTTTTAAGGGGGAGAGTCCGATTACCTCACCCCAGGGCGCCAAAGTCAAATTGGAAGACGGCAGGGAAGTCATTAATATGTGCGCCAATAATTATCTTGGCCTTGCCAATGACCCCAGAGTCATTGATGCAGCAGTAAAATCATATGGAGAAAGAGGATATGGACTTTCTTCTGTAAGATTTATCTGCGGTACTTTAGATGTACATAAAGAATTGGAGAGTACCATCAGCAGATTCTTAAGCACAGAAGATACGATTTTATATTCCTCCTGCTTTGATGCCAATGGAGGCCTGTTTGAGACAATTCTTTCACCAGAAGACGCGGTAATCAGTGACGAGCTGAACCATGCCAGCATTATAGACGGGGTCCGCCTTTGCAAGGCAAAAAGATACCGTTATAAAAATAATGATATGGCAGATCTGCGGGCACAGTTGGAGGCAGCGGATGCAGCCGGCGCAAGGATTAAGCTGATTGCAACAGACGGTGTATTTTCTATGGATGGTATTATTGCAGATTTAAAGAGTATCTGCGATCTGGCAGACGAATTCCAGGCTCTTGTTATGGTAGATGACAGCCATTCTGCAGGCTTTGTGGGGAAAACTGGACGGGGCACGGCAGAGTACTGTGGTGTGACAGGAAGAGTAGACATTATTACCGGAACGCTGGGCAAAGCCCTGGGCGGAGCGTCAGGCGGCTATACAAGCGGAAGGAAGGAAATCATCGACCTTCTGCGCCAGAGAAGCAGGCCATATCTTTTTTCCAACACATTAGCGCCGGCCATTGCCAAAGCTAGTATGGAAGTATTCAAAATACTGGAGGCAGATACTTCGCTCAGAGACCATCTGGAGGAGACTACTGCTTATTATAGGCAGCAGCTTACAGAAGCAGGCTTTGACATTATAGAAGGAGTGCATCCCATTGTGCCAGTCATGCTGTATGAAGAGAAGCTGGCAGGGGAAATGGCAGCTAAAATGATGGAGAAGGGTGTGTATGTTGTAGCATTCTCCTATCCGGTTGTGCCTAAGGGGAAGGCAAGGATCAGGACCCAGGTCAGCGCTGCACACACGAAGGAAGATATTGATTATATTGTGAAGTGTTTCAAAGAAGTGAGAGAAGAGCTGGGGAAATAA